In Erigeron canadensis isolate Cc75 chromosome 6, C_canadensis_v1, whole genome shotgun sequence, the following are encoded in one genomic region:
- the LOC122603315 gene encoding hydroxyproline O-galactosyltransferase HPGT1 — translation MLNKGSNYHRNNAVFRSPISALLLCTIAAMASFYVAGRLWQDAENRVYLGKELDRITGQGKSSISVDDTLKIIGCREQLKKLTALETDLAAARQQGFVSNHLSTTKTPPDKRPLLVIGVLTGFGRRNNREVIRKAWMSTGEALKKMEDQKGVIARFVIGRSANRGDSLDRGIDIENKNYNDFFVLESHVEAPMELPKKTKLFFAHAAERWEAEYYAKVNDDVYVNIDALGSTLAAYIDTPRVYIGCMKSGEVFSEEGQKWYEPDWWKFGDGKTYFRHASGELFVISKALARFVSINRSILRTYAFDDVSTGSWFIGLDVKHIDDKKFCCASWSTGGICAGA, via the exons atgctaaacaaGGGATCGAATTACCACCGAAATAATGCGGTATTTCGATCCCCTATTTCGGCCTTATTGCTCTGCACCATCGCCGCCATGGCCTCTTTTTACGTCGCCGGCCG TTTATGGCAGGATGCAGAAAACAGGGTTTATCTAGGTAAAGAGCTTGATAGGATCACAGGGCAGGGGAAATCTTCAATTTCGGTTGATGATACTTTGAAAATAATAGGATGCAG GGAACAACTGAAGAAACTAACAGCTCTTGAAACGGATCTGGCTGCAGCTCGACAACAAGGCTTTGTGTCAAACCACTTATCAACCACAAAAACTCCTCCTGACAAGAGGCCTTTGCTTGTGATTGGGGTTCTTACGGGTTTTGGTCGCAGGAACAACAGGGAAGTCATTCGCAAGGCATGGATGTCAACCG GTGAAGCTTTGAAAAAGATGGAGGATCAAAAGGGTGTTATAGCGCGATTTGTTATTGGTAGAAG TGCCAATCGCGGAGACAGTCTAGATAGGGGCATAGATATCGAAAATAAGAACTACAATGATTTTTTTGTCCTT GAAAGCCATGTGGAGGCACCCATGGAACTTCCAAAGAAGACCAAATTGTTCTTTGCCCATGCTGCAGAAAGATGGGAAGCTGAATACTATGCCAAAGTCAATGATGATGTTTATGTAAATATTG ATGCATTGGGAAGTACACTTGCAGCTTATATAGATACTCCCCGTGTATATATTGGGTGTATGAAATCAGGCGAAGTTTTCTCGGAGGA GGGTCAGAAATGGTACGAACCGGATTGGTGGAAATTTGGGGATGGGAAGAC GTATTTCCGACATGCATCTGGTGAATTATTTGTTATATCCAAGGCTTTGGCGAGATTTGTCTCAATAAATAG ATCTATTCTTCGCACATATGCTTTTGATGATGTCAGTACTGGATCATGGTTCATTGGTCTTGATGTCAAACATATCGATGACAAAAAGTTTTGCTGTGCATCCTGGTCAACtg GAGGTATATGCGCAGGTGCATAA
- the LOC122606111 gene encoding uncharacterized protein LOC122606111 produces the protein MDYDFRNRLNNNNNNNNNPQQPPPSSSVYNHRLNPTSPSSAYPMYGPSSSLYPKIGVGVGGQPSVAASPIRNNPSSSCSPPSSSGGMGIRVSLKPEFRITPPPQMSPHIGDIPRCTFQFDFDLERKILAEAEKENPNWSKLGLENLPHKTAKPIFHANSSVDPVMSKYMASGPNRDIVPIAVAKYGDNPTKVREFVNGYTLLREMGFEANSIADALFNHDNDTEAAAHFLSGSS, from the exons ATGGATTACGATTTTAGGAACAGattgaacaataataataataataataataatccacaacaaccaccaccatcctCCTCAGTATACAACCACAGGCTGAATCCAACATCGCCATCGTCGGCTTACCCCATGTACGGCCCGTCGTCGTCGCTTTATCCTAAGATCGGCGTCGGCGTTGGTGGTCAACCCTCCGTCGCCGCTTCTCCCATACGCAATAACCCctcttcttcttgttctcctCCATCTTcct caGGAGGAATGGGGATTAGGGTTTCCTTAAAACCTGAGTTTCGTATCACTCCACCG CCTCAAATGTCCCCACATATCGGAGACATTCCTCGATGCACATTTCAATTTGACTTTGACCTGGAGAGGAAGATACTCGCTGAAGCTGAGAAAGAAAATCCTAATTGGAGCAAGCTTGGTCTCGAAAACCTTCCTCATAAGACTGCCAAACCAATTTTTCATGCG AACTCTAGTGTTGACCCAGTCATGAGCAAATATATGGCGTCGGGTCCTAATAGAGATATAGTACCCATTGCAGTTGCCAAGTATGGAGATAATCCAACTAAG GTTAGGGAATTTGTCAATGGCTACACTCTTTTGCGAGAAATGGGCTTTGAAGCAAATAGTATCGCTGATGCATTATTCAACCATGACAATGATACAGAGGCTGCAGCGCATTTTCTGAGCGGTTCATCATGA
- the LOC122605615 gene encoding probable inactive receptor kinase At4g23740: MTNSEMKMMDKGNKFVIRVICCSALIFLFGTIVATTAEPVEDKQILINFIQSISHTRDINWEMGTSACVNWTGVTCNHDATRIIALRLPAFSLHGPIPPNTLAQLTALQILSLRSNGLTGPFPSDFSNLRNLTALYLQSNAFYGPLPLNFSNWNSLSILDLSNNGFNASISPSISDLNHLTALNLANNSLSGAIPDIGIPSLQVLDLSNNNLTGPVPESLNRFPSSAFVGNNISPLTSMPPVVSPTVQPSNRKSSKLSEPAILGIAIGSCALAFVLLALIMILRYSKEEKEVSAERPPKEEKATKLRSGSQNVNGNGSLVFFEGSSLAFDLEDLFRASAEVLGKGTFGTTYKAALEDTSTVVVKRLKEVAAAKRDYELQMELVGNIRHENVVPLRAYYYSKDEKLMVYDYYDQGSVSSLLHAKRGEDRTPLDWDSRLRIAIGAARGIAHIHSQSGGKLVHGNIKASNIFLNKPQRYGCVSDLGLATVMTPLTPPVMRIGGYRAPEVSDTRKVHQASDVYSFGVVLLELLTGKSPTHATGSEEVVHLVRWVQSVVREEWTAEVFDVELLRYPNIEEEMVEMLQIGMQCVARAPEQRPKMAVVVKLVEDIRRNIGPSEVSTPATDITSSPVVAQQIGSSVVAM, from the exons ATGACAAATTCCGAAATGAAGATGATGGACAAAGGCAATAAGTTTGTAATACGAGTGATATGTTGTTCAGCATTAATTTTCTTGTTTGGAACAATAGTAGCAACCACCGCAGAGCCCGTTGAAGATAAGCAGATTCtgattaatttcattcaaagcATTTCCCACACGCGTGACATCAATTGGGAAATGGGCACTTCAGCTTGTGTTAACTGGACCGGGGTTACATGTAACCATGATGCCACCAGGATCATAGCTCTTCGTTTACCTGCTTTTAGTCTCCATGGTCCTATTCCTCCAAACACACTTGCCCAATTAACCGCTCTTCAGATCTTGAGTCTGAGGTCCAACGGCCTCACAGGTCCTTTCCCGTCCGATTTCTCAAACCTTAGAAACCTAACAGCTCTGTACCTCCAGTCGAATGCTTTCTATGGACCCTTGCCTTTGAATTTCTCCAACTGGAACAGTCTTTCGATACTTGATCTGTCAAACAATGGTTTTAATGCAAGTATCTCTCCTTCCATTTCGGACTTGAATCACCTTACTGCTCTGAACCTTGCAAACAACTCTTTATCTGGTGCAATCCCTGATATTGGTATCCCCAGTTTGCAGGTTCTTGATTTGTCAAACAATAATCTCACAGGACCTGTGCCCGAATCCCTCAATAGGTTCCCTAGCTCGGCTTTTGTAGGAAATAATATTTCTCCTCTCACTTCAATGCCACCAGTCGTTTCTCCTACCGTCCAGCCATCAAACAGGAAATCTTCAAAGCTCAGCGAACCGGCGATTCTTGGGATCGCGATCGGTAGTTGTGCTTTAGCGTTTGTACTGCTTGCATTGATAATGATTCTTCGTTATTCAAAAGAGGAAAAAGAGGTCTCTGCAGAGAGACCACCGAAAGAGGAAAAAGCAACCAAACTGAGATCCGGCAGCCAAAATGTAAACGGGAATGGAAGTCTTGTTTTCTTTGAAGGTAGCAGTCTTGCATTTGACTTGGAGGATCTGTTTAGAGCTTCGGCGGAGGTGCTAGGTAAGGGAACGTTTGGTACAACTTATAAAGCCGCATTGGAGGATACAAGCACGGTTGTTGTGAAGAGGCTCAAGGAAGTTGCTGCCGCAAAAAGAGATTATGAGCTCCAAATGGAGCTTGTTGGAAATATTAGGCACGAGAATGTTGTTCCTTTGAGAGCATATTACTACTCGAAAGATGAAAAGTTGATGGtttatgattattatgatcaagGAAGTGTCTCTTCATTGTTACATG CAAAAAGAGGTGAGGACCGTACCCCATTAGATTGGGATAGCAGGTTACGAATAGCCATAGGAGCAGCAAGAGGGATCGCTCATATCCATTCACAAAGCGGAGGGAAGCTTGTTCATGGAAACATAAAAGCCTCCAACATCTTCCTAAACAAACCACAACGATATGGGTGTGTAAGTGATCTCGGCCTAGCAACCGTGATGACTCCATTAACCCCACCAGTGATGCGTATTGGTGGATATCGGGCACCAGAAGTATCTGACACCCGAAAAGTCCACCAAGCATCAGATGTTTACTCTTTTGGAGTGGTGCTGCTGGAGCTTCTGACCGGGAAATCACCGACTCATGCAACTGGCAGTGAAGAGGTGGTGCATTTGGTGAGATGGGTTCAGTCGGTTGTCCGAGAAGAATGGACTGCAGAAGTGTTTGATGTGGAGCTGCTGAGGTACCCAAACATTGAAGAGGAAATGGTAGAAATGCTGCAGATAGGAATGCAATGTGTCGCAAGGGCGCCAGAGCAAAGGCCCAAAATGGCAGTTGTGGTTAAACTAGTAGAAGATATTCGAAGGAATATAGGTCCATCCGAGGTGTCAACACCGGCGACAGATATAACGTCGTCTCCAGTGGTAGCACAACAGATAGGATCATCTGTAGTTGCAATGTAG